The Sebaldella sp. S0638 genome segment CTGTGCACTCTCATTTCAAACTGCTCTCTTGAATCTTTATTTACATGCACTGATCTTAATACTGTGTATTTTTTTGTCTTAGTTGGTAAAGGAAGGGGCCCAGTTACCTCTGAGCCATTCTTCTTAACAACTTCAGCTATTTTCTTTGCTGATTGATCCAGCAATTTATGATCATACGATTTAAGATATATTCTTAATTTATCCAAAGTTTTC includes the following:
- the rpsJ gene encoding 30S ribosomal protein S10, giving the protein MDKLRIYLKSYDHKLLDQSAKKIAEVVKKNGSEVTGPLPLPTKTKKYTVLRSVHVNKDSREQFEMRVHRRVVEIKNSSQQIISALTSLSLPSGVGIEIKQL